A single Acidobacteriota bacterium DNA region contains:
- a CDS encoding ATP-binding protein, whose amino-acid sequence MNDYHSKSEWIYKKRWLGPGINSAIKTFPVVIVSGARQVGKSTFLQNEFTNFKYVSLDDFSTLHQAKIDPVSLWKGIEKIIIDEAQKAPEIFNAIKLAVDRTQRKIRFLISGSSNLLLMKEISETLAGRAVYFEMLPMAYAETEGRPEAPQNFFNLWKSNYKEREQALNLIDPIPLLLKGFMPPLMYVSNRRDILLWWEGYVKTYLERDLRDLSQIESLIDFRRVLESLTLRTGNLLNQTEIARDTSVSQPTVYRYIKLLEVSNIIKRIPAYYPSRSKRTMKSPKLFFIDPGLCTYLSGYHDEESLRNARELGNFFETMIFLHLKILSELMVPKANIFYWRTTTGKEVDFILEHGRKLLIFEVKFTKNPAFHDIKNLLIFIKDHPQTTRGVLLHAGNSLKWLHSKVLAAPWWWVGMGLNPADDSKPVNK is encoded by the coding sequence ATGAATGATTATCATTCAAAATCTGAATGGATTTACAAAAAAAGATGGTTAGGGCCTGGAATAAACTCTGCAATAAAAACTTTTCCTGTAGTTATTGTCTCAGGGGCAAGGCAAGTTGGGAAAAGTACCTTCTTGCAGAATGAATTCACAAATTTCAAATATGTTAGTCTTGATGATTTTTCAACACTCCACCAGGCAAAAATAGATCCTGTCTCCCTATGGAAGGGAATAGAAAAGATAATAATTGATGAGGCTCAGAAAGCCCCTGAAATTTTTAATGCCATAAAATTAGCTGTTGATAGAACACAAAGAAAGATACGATTTCTTATCTCTGGATCTTCAAATCTACTCCTTATGAAGGAGATTAGTGAAACTTTAGCAGGCAGAGCTGTTTATTTTGAAATGTTGCCGATGGCTTACGCTGAAACCGAGGGCAGACCTGAAGCTCCTCAAAATTTCTTTAATCTATGGAAATCAAATTACAAAGAAAGAGAGCAGGCATTAAATCTTATTGACCCTATCCCGTTATTATTAAAAGGCTTTATGCCTCCTTTGATGTATGTATCTAATAGAAGAGACATTCTTTTATGGTGGGAAGGCTATGTGAAAACCTATTTAGAGAGAGATTTAAGAGATCTTTCTCAGATTGAATCACTGATAGACTTCAGAAGAGTATTAGAATCTCTCACTCTCAGAACAGGCAATTTGCTGAATCAGACAGAAATAGCAAGAGATACAAGTGTCAGTCAGCCAACAGTTTACAGGTACATAAAACTTCTTGAGGTTTCAAATATTATTAAAAGGATTCCTGCCTATTATCCAAGCAGGTCAAAAAGAACTATGAAATCTCCAAAGCTGTTTTTTATCGATCCCGGACTCTGCACTTATCTTTCAGGCTATCATGATGAAGAGTCATTAAGAAATGCAAGGGAGTTGGGTAATTTCTTTGAGACAATGATCTTTCTCCACCTTAAGATTCTCTCTGAACTTATGGTCCCGAAAGCGAATATTTTTTATTGGAGAACAACTACAGGTAAAGAGGTTGATTTTATCCTCGAACATGGGAGAAAGCTCTTGATATTTGAGGTAAAATTTACTAAAAACCCCGCCTTCCATGATATAAAGAATCTCTTAATTTTTATAAAAGACCATCCGCAAACTACAAGAGGAGTCTTGCTCCATGCAGGAAATTCTCTTAAATGGCTCCATTCAAAGGTCTTAGCCGCACCATGGTGGTGGGTCGGGATGGGATTAAACCCTGCAGATGACTCAAAACCAGTAAATAAATAA
- a CDS encoding prepilin-type N-terminal cleavage/methylation domain-containing protein has product MREKGFTLIEMIVVLAVVAILAAILTPVIFRNIEEARVTRTTSEAKTIASGIVSFYKDVGIWPADKNANKRLEESTDYTILYTQEGTVPTTTYTEWTTGAPGGGADSFDNHLRTNAAGYATTGKRAWRGPYVTQLTEDQWGYKYYCNVLVGYYTTGNYTTMYVISAGSNRIIDTDTKASTPTSFMELQGDDIGFEVYAKKKGS; this is encoded by the coding sequence GTGCGTGAAAAGGGATTTACTTTGATTGAGATGATTGTTGTTTTAGCTGTTGTAGCAATTTTAGCTGCAATTCTTACGCCTGTAATTTTTAGAAACATTGAAGAGGCAAGGGTTACAAGGACAACGAGCGAAGCAAAAACAATTGCCTCTGGAATAGTTTCATTCTACAAGGATGTTGGCATATGGCCTGCTGATAAAAATGCTAATAAAAGATTGGAGGAGAGCACAGATTATACAATTCTTTATACTCAAGAAGGCACTGTTCCAACTACAACCTATACTGAATGGACAACAGGTGCTCCAGGCGGTGGAGCTGATAGTTTTGACAACCATTTAAGAACCAATGCTGCTGGATATGCTACAACAGGAAAAAGAGCCTGGAGAGGTCCATATGTAACTCAATTGACTGAAGACCAATGGGGGTACAAATATTATTGTAATGTGCTGGTAGGTTACTACACTACAGGAAATTATACGACAATGTATGTAATTTCAGCCGGCTCCAATAGAATAATCGATACAGACACAAAGGCTTCTACTCCTACTTCATTTATGGAGCTTCAGGGAGATGACATAGGGTTTGAAGTTTACGCAAAGAAAAAGGGTTCATAA
- a CDS encoding alkaline phosphatase family protein encodes MRKNSIFVRIVSISLFLSIFLYLTSYVYPGDAQKREKVVIIGFDGADYELAKKYLEKNKLPNLKKLMETGTFTSTMPTNPPQTPVSWASFCTGLDPGENGVFDFLKRVPGTYLPDYVLMEESEIPFLFGKKNIIIIPSIIFIISFIIFLIIFRLFKIKISNSLILSIIFSLLFTSSFAYFVSIFLPQKRPIAINHMKGKTFFKLASENGIRVKVFHVPDTFPPPELGDGKLLSGLGVPDMRGTIGYPSLYTTDEELLKKANEFSVRIVKLDKGKTSWSTDVMGPRNKLFYDYSNPEKMAKKGIKKDITVPLSLEYLPEKKRIKIGTAGRYEEIGLHQWSDWFEIEFKFNRFISIWGLGRFYLEQIEPEFKIYLSPIHLHPKRITIPISYPKNFSSYLADKIGLYKTMGWASDTWSITSDLCDENHFVTDMNFTIDKEEEKMIKMLEEKDWDLFIYVYMFTDRVQHVMWRLIDEKHPVYKKDVAEKWGNQIEMAYQRMDQIAGKVMERIDKNTLLMVISDHGFASFRRGINYNTWLRENGFFVERPYDRDRLRTLEDLWGEERRIFPYVDWSKTKAYALGLGGIYINLKGREPQGIVQTGEEYERVCDEIKRGLESYVDPVTGEHPVYKVYRRDKIYRNFDSSIVPDLRITNNKGYRVSWQTSLGGAPSEIVEDNTKTWSADHCSMEPTQIPGIFFSNKKMNSNNIHIIDFYRTICKIYGIDLPSEIRGKNFYQYKRN; translated from the coding sequence ATGAGAAAGAATTCTATTTTTGTAAGAATAGTTTCTATTTCATTATTCCTTTCTATATTTTTATATCTAACTTCTTACGTCTATCCGGGAGATGCTCAAAAAAGAGAGAAAGTTGTAATAATCGGTTTTGATGGAGCTGACTATGAGCTTGCAAAAAAATATTTAGAAAAAAATAAATTACCCAACCTGAAAAAATTGATGGAAACCGGTACTTTTACAAGTACTATGCCAACAAATCCTCCTCAAACACCCGTTTCATGGGCTTCTTTCTGTACTGGCCTTGACCCGGGTGAGAACGGAGTTTTTGATTTTTTAAAAAGAGTTCCAGGAACTTACCTTCCTGATTATGTGTTAATGGAAGAATCTGAAATTCCTTTTTTATTCGGTAAAAAAAATATAATTATAATTCCATCCATCATTTTTATCATATCCTTCATTATCTTTCTTATCATATTCAGGTTATTCAAAATAAAAATTTCAAATTCACTAATCTTATCAATCATATTCAGCTTGCTTTTTACATCTTCATTTGCGTATTTTGTTTCAATCTTCCTTCCTCAAAAAAGACCTATTGCAATAAACCATATGAAGGGAAAAACCTTTTTCAAATTAGCTTCAGAGAATGGGATAAGGGTAAAAGTATTCCATGTTCCTGATACATTTCCTCCTCCTGAATTAGGAGATGGAAAGCTCCTCTCAGGTCTTGGAGTGCCTGACATGAGAGGAACGATTGGGTATCCCTCTCTTTACACAACTGATGAAGAATTGCTCAAGAAGGCAAACGAGTTCAGTGTGAGGATTGTAAAGCTTGATAAAGGTAAAACATCCTGGTCGACAGATGTTATGGGCCCAAGAAATAAGCTTTTCTATGACTATTCCAATCCTGAGAAAATGGCAAAAAAAGGAATCAAAAAAGATATAACAGTGCCATTAAGCTTAGAATATCTTCCTGAGAAAAAAAGGATAAAAATCGGAACAGCTGGAAGGTATGAAGAAATTGGATTGCATCAATGGAGCGACTGGTTCGAAATAGAATTTAAATTCAACAGGTTCATTTCAATCTGGGGACTTGGAAGGTTCTACCTGGAGCAGATTGAACCAGAATTTAAAATCTATCTCTCTCCCATACACCTCCATCCAAAACGAATAACAATCCCAATCTCGTATCCGAAAAATTTTTCAAGTTATTTAGCTGATAAAATTGGGCTTTATAAAACAATGGGATGGGCATCGGATACATGGTCTATAACATCAGACCTCTGCGATGAGAACCATTTTGTTACCGATATGAATTTCACGATAGACAAAGAAGAAGAGAAAATGATTAAAATGCTTGAGGAAAAAGACTGGGACCTTTTCATTTATGTTTACATGTTTACAGATAGAGTTCAGCATGTCATGTGGAGATTAATCGATGAAAAACATCCTGTTTATAAAAAAGATGTAGCTGAAAAATGGGGAAATCAGATTGAGATGGCATACCAGAGAATGGACCAGATTGCTGGAAAAGTAATGGAAAGAATCGATAAAAACACATTGTTAATGGTTATTTCAGACCACGGATTTGCATCCTTCAGAAGAGGTATTAATTACAATACATGGTTAAGAGAAAATGGATTTTTTGTTGAAAGACCATATGATAGAGACAGGTTAAGAACACTTGAAGACCTATGGGGAGAAGAAAGAAGAATTTTTCCGTATGTGGATTGGAGCAAAACAAAGGCATATGCCCTTGGACTCGGAGGAATTTACATAAACCTTAAGGGTAGGGAGCCCCAGGGAATTGTCCAGACAGGCGAGGAATATGAAAGAGTTTGTGATGAGATCAAAAGAGGCCTTGAAAGTTATGTGGACCCTGTTACAGGAGAACATCCTGTTTATAAAGTATATAGACGGGATAAAATTTATAGAAACTTTGATTCTTCTATCGTCCCAGATTTGAGAATTACAAACAACAAGGGATATAGAGTTTCATGGCAAACATCTCTTGGTGGTGCACCTTCAGAAATAGTGGAAGACAACACAAAAACCTGGAGTGCTGATCATTGCTCAATGGAGCCAACACAAATCCCTGGCATCTTTTTTTCAAACAAAAAAATGAATAGCAACAATATCCATATAATCGATTTTTACAGAACAATATGCAAAATTTATGGAATCGATCTGCCTTCTGAAATAAGAGGTAAAAATTTTTATCAATACAAACGTAATTAA
- a CDS encoding PDZ domain-containing protein, which yields MAKVKLMLILFLLLLFIVFPFSIFSSSPEQISEWEKDVQRIMKKVSPSVVKLYTEYSKERGIRTVCSGFVIDEGYILTNALIARGDGRIIIQDYRGEKIEGELINTDWENSLALIKYENKNLKKPGFGKLTDLSVGSWVAFIGTSYDSFPSISQGIVNSIKDDVIRLNLTVPPGGSGGAVVNSKGEIVGILRGVYSRDFYVFSRGREKVAESFYRGSMGTGITMAISIKKAQKIYRDLKEKKGKENAWLGVSIGDEDDKVKVYEVEEDSPADKGGIEEGDFILSVDGEKIGNSDDLAKEIRSRKPGDTIKVEIEREGKIVKKEVTLGRARYRYFPYRYRYRFPERFEFMFGPKVYLGVRVKDIEESDKKRLGLANNDGALIIEVFEDSNAERMGLKKDDVIIKIDDEEIKNSDDVIELIREKEPGDEIRLEVIRDKKQIKFSGKLSERKYLKWDWNWEDFRRHLEDVRRVTEESLKKALENLKKKEIIISIKKDRKVIEI from the coding sequence ATGGCAAAAGTTAAATTAATGTTAATCTTATTTTTGTTGTTATTATTTATAGTATTTCCATTTTCAATTTTTAGCTCATCTCCTGAACAGATTTCAGAATGGGAAAAGGATGTACAGAGAATAATGAAAAAAGTTTCACCATCAGTTGTCAAATTGTACACAGAGTATTCAAAAGAAAGAGGCATAAGGACTGTTTGTTCTGGTTTTGTAATAGATGAGGGGTATATACTAACCAATGCTCTGATTGCAAGAGGGGATGGTAGAATAATCATTCAGGATTATAGAGGAGAAAAAATAGAAGGAGAACTGATTAATACAGATTGGGAAAATTCTTTAGCATTGATTAAATATGAAAACAAGAATCTAAAAAAGCCTGGCTTCGGAAAGCTAACTGATTTATCCGTAGGCTCATGGGTAGCTTTTATAGGAACTTCCTATGATTCATTTCCATCGATTTCCCAGGGAATTGTAAATTCAATTAAGGACGATGTTATAAGGTTAAATCTAACAGTTCCTCCTGGAGGAAGTGGCGGAGCTGTTGTAAACTCAAAAGGTGAAATAGTTGGAATACTTCGCGGGGTCTACTCAAGAGACTTCTATGTATTTTCAAGGGGAAGAGAAAAAGTTGCTGAATCTTTTTATCGAGGAAGTATGGGAACAGGGATTACGATGGCAATTTCAATAAAAAAAGCTCAAAAAATTTACAGGGATTTAAAAGAAAAGAAAGGAAAGGAAAATGCCTGGCTTGGTGTTTCAATTGGAGATGAAGATGACAAAGTAAAGGTTTATGAAGTTGAAGAGGATAGCCCTGCCGATAAAGGAGGAATAGAGGAAGGAGATTTTATCCTCTCTGTAGATGGGGAAAAAATTGGAAACTCAGATGATTTAGCTAAAGAGATTAGATCGAGAAAACCAGGAGATACAATAAAAGTTGAAATTGAAAGAGAGGGGAAGATTGTAAAAAAAGAAGTTACGCTGGGAAGAGCAAGATACAGATATTTTCCTTACAGATATCGTTATCGATTTCCTGAAAGATTTGAATTTATGTTTGGTCCAAAAGTATATCTTGGAGTGAGAGTAAAAGATATTGAGGAGAGTGATAAAAAGAGGCTTGGATTGGCTAATAATGATGGAGCTTTAATTATTGAGGTTTTTGAGGATTCCAATGCTGAAAGAATGGGGTTGAAGAAAGACGATGTGATAATAAAAATTGACGATGAGGAAATTAAAAATAGTGATGATGTTATAGAATTAATTAGAGAAAAAGAACCTGGAGATGAAATAAGATTAGAGGTCATAAGGGATAAAAAGCAAATCAAATTCTCGGGTAAATTAAGTGAGAGAAAATATTTAAAATGGGATTGGAACTGGGAGGATTTTAGAAGACATCTGGAAGATGTAAGAAGAGTAACTGAAGAGAGTTTGAAAAAGGCTCTTGAGAACCTGAAAAAGAAAGAAATAATTATTTCAATAAAAAAAGACAGAAAAGTTATAGAGATTTAA
- a CDS encoding tetratricopeptide repeat protein: protein MRFFTKSPILISLLFLFFIKFPFSGTDKDDILKSADLLLDMLEYDTAIQYYKKALSLDPNTMEVRKNIAYAYFQLGKNEEAMKYLKEEITLFPEDGDAYDLLVYVLFKLNKIEEAYDLFEKYNLKIVKSDQTEQTPPNIGLGDLVLGVHFKNKGNFDKAKKYFMRAHDRGFNPIKCYVQLIDVELIQDKLEIANTLLFRATNLYGFQPEFYFLYGILGLEKSKVYFPEKSAFYFTVLRNISIHFKKAISIRPNFKEALFNLAAISYNFNDYKRASEYFERTLKLEPENERIKFYLDCSLKRLNKSKDKDSFSEKCPKNLVLIKDFIDKPDLEYKYQYKNDILFILQNINNLAIEFIRKGKLHEGIKRFQNGLKIYEGSPEINHNLGMCYFLLGSLKESEKYAIISTKSKVFYKPKVRKELRKFKNEEKKELSNEFISPKSWTFEDAIQRGNYFLEAYDLLGNIYFKMKDFYKSIEAFKKVIEIDSQDSMGYYNLGCSYYALKEYDEAEKNWRKAIRYDRRKKEKAEDIKEDQKGEIIRVSVLVLKRTVSFHSYKSLGSLYEEKGNTKKAIVSYRKAIEIFPTDSDCYYELGKLYLKEGDKQNAIKYLKKYLEYGTEKEKEVKELLKKLRKNIQ from the coding sequence ATGAGATTTTTTACTAAATCACCAATTTTAATTTCCTTACTTTTTCTTTTTTTCATAAAATTCCCATTTTCTGGAACAGATAAAGATGATATTCTCAAATCCGCTGACCTTTTATTAGATATGTTAGAATACGATACTGCAATCCAGTATTACAAGAAAGCCCTTTCCCTTGATCCAAATACCATGGAAGTAAGGAAAAATATTGCCTATGCATATTTTCAGTTAGGAAAGAATGAAGAGGCAATGAAATACCTTAAAGAGGAAATAACTCTATTTCCAGAAGATGGAGATGCGTATGATCTTTTGGTTTATGTTTTATTTAAACTAAATAAAATTGAGGAAGCTTATGATCTTTTTGAAAAGTATAATTTAAAAATAGTTAAATCAGATCAAACAGAACAAACGCCTCCCAACATTGGACTGGGAGACCTTGTATTAGGAGTTCATTTTAAAAATAAAGGAAATTTCGATAAGGCAAAAAAATATTTCATGAGAGCTCATGATAGAGGATTTAATCCTATTAAATGTTATGTTCAGCTAATAGATGTTGAATTAATTCAAGATAAGTTAGAGATTGCCAATACACTCCTTTTTAGAGCCACTAATCTATATGGGTTCCAACCCGAATTTTATTTCCTATATGGGATTTTGGGTTTAGAAAAGTCCAAAGTATATTTTCCAGAAAAATCTGCATTTTATTTTACGGTGCTTCGAAATATTTCTATACACTTCAAGAAAGCTATCTCTATCAGGCCTAATTTCAAAGAGGCTTTATTCAATTTAGCTGCCATAAGCTATAATTTCAATGACTACAAAAGGGCATCTGAATATTTCGAAAGAACCCTAAAGCTTGAACCTGAAAATGAAAGGATAAAATTTTATTTAGATTGTAGTTTAAAAAGATTAAATAAATCTAAGGATAAGGATTCATTCTCTGAGAAATGTCCTAAAAATCTTGTCCTAATAAAAGATTTTATCGATAAACCTGACTTAGAATACAAATATCAGTATAAAAATGATATCCTCTTTATCCTCCAAAACATCAATAATCTCGCCATTGAATTTATAAGAAAAGGAAAACTCCATGAAGGAATTAAGAGATTTCAGAATGGTTTAAAAATCTATGAGGGATCTCCTGAGATAAACCATAATTTAGGAATGTGCTATTTTCTTTTAGGAAGTTTAAAAGAATCTGAAAAATACGCGATAATATCAACAAAATCTAAAGTTTTTTACAAACCAAAAGTAAGAAAAGAGTTAAGAAAGTTTAAAAATGAAGAAAAAAAAGAACTTTCTAATGAGTTTATATCTCCTAAGTCCTGGACATTTGAAGATGCCATCCAGAGAGGAAACTATTTTTTAGAAGCCTATGACCTACTTGGGAACATATACTTTAAGATGAAAGATTTTTACAAATCAATTGAGGCATTTAAAAAAGTAATTGAAATAGACAGTCAAGATTCAATGGGATATTACAACTTAGGATGCTCTTACTATGCTCTAAAAGAATATGATGAGGCAGAGAAAAACTGGAGAAAAGCCATAAGATATGACAGGAGAAAAAAAGAAAAAGCTGAAGATATAAAAGAGGATCAAAAAGGGGAAATCATAAGAGTATCAGTTTTAGTTTTAAAAAGAACAGTTTCTTTTCATTCATACAAATCCTTAGGTTCTCTTTATGAAGAGAAAGGAAATACAAAAAAAGCAATAGTGAGTTACAGAAAAGCAATTGAGATATTCCCAACAGATTCAGATTGTTATTATGAACTTGGTAAACTATACCTTAAAGAAGGAGATAAACAGAATGCCATTAAATATCTCAAAAAATACTTAGAATATGGCACAGAAAAAGAAAAAGAGGTGAAAGAATTACTGAAAAAACTCAGAAAAAATATTCAGTGA
- a CDS encoding oligopeptide transporter, OPT family, with the protein MAEEKFKPFIPSEKILPEFTFWAVFWGALLGLIFAANTVYLGLKVGLTVSASIPVAVLSLALAKSLRPKTTILENNIVQMVGSAGESIAAGVIFTLPALIFLGFDLQISKVFLVALTGSWIGILLMVPLRNYLIEKEHGNLKYPEGTACAQVLIGGEKGGTHANLVFSGLGLGMLYKVLMAVFHFWKDIPQWNLWKEVGGKIKGYYGALVNGEISPELLGVGYIIGPRISAVMVSGGIMAWLFMIPFIKIFGESLPEPFFPGIYRIKDMTPHQIWGSYVRYIGAGAVAMGGIINLIRALPTIIDSFKSSIRDISKSGKLELISRIRISKDMPFTFVIFGSLILIVALIIINYSLVMPSVSVSILSALLMGLFGFFFVTVSARIVGMIGSSSNPISGMTIATLMMTALIFIAVGWVGHGYTSIAMNVGAIVCIAAAIGGATSQSLKTTYIVGGTPYKNEWGMMIGAMTSVLAIGWTLYLVNWGFTSFKKTEFPGVTISQQELVMLKQHEGPDKNLYYVKSYIGDHKIPDGKYLIDKEGNFQYQWIDGVGSEKLAAPQARLMSIVVNGLLQQKLPWGLVLLGVIIAISVYLLGINPLPFAVGAYLPLSISTPIFCGGLINAIISKIAGKKEGEEEAGRGVIFASGLIAGGALTGIIIAAITGAGWDKTLAFGPGLIGKISQNNYFALMFFLIMTYILFTVARKKD; encoded by the coding sequence ATGGCAGAGGAGAAATTTAAACCATTTATACCTTCAGAAAAAATATTGCCTGAATTTACTTTCTGGGCAGTTTTCTGGGGAGCTCTACTTGGACTCATTTTTGCTGCTAATACTGTTTATTTGGGACTTAAAGTTGGCTTGACAGTTAGCGCTTCGATTCCTGTTGCAGTTCTTTCCCTTGCTTTAGCAAAATCTCTTCGACCGAAAACTACAATATTGGAGAACAACATAGTTCAGATGGTTGGCTCAGCAGGAGAGAGCATAGCTGCAGGAGTAATATTTACCCTTCCAGCTCTGATATTTTTGGGATTTGACCTCCAGATTTCAAAAGTATTTCTTGTTGCTCTAACAGGAAGCTGGATAGGAATCCTTTTAATGGTTCCCCTTAGGAACTACCTCATTGAAAAAGAACATGGAAATTTAAAATATCCTGAGGGAACTGCCTGTGCCCAGGTATTAATCGGAGGAGAAAAGGGCGGAACCCATGCAAACCTTGTTTTCTCAGGCTTGGGACTCGGAATGCTCTATAAGGTTTTGATGGCTGTTTTTCATTTCTGGAAGGATATTCCTCAATGGAATCTCTGGAAAGAAGTTGGAGGAAAAATTAAAGGTTACTATGGAGCCTTAGTAAATGGAGAAATCTCTCCAGAACTTTTAGGAGTGGGATACATAATAGGTCCAAGGATTTCTGCTGTGATGGTCTCAGGCGGAATTATGGCATGGCTTTTTATGATTCCATTCATTAAAATCTTCGGCGAAAGCCTTCCAGAACCTTTCTTTCCCGGAATTTACAGAATCAAGGATATGACTCCCCATCAAATCTGGGGAAGTTATGTAAGGTATATAGGAGCAGGAGCAGTTGCGATGGGAGGAATAATCAATCTGATAAGAGCTCTTCCGACAATAATAGATTCTTTCAAATCAAGTATAAGAGACATATCAAAAAGTGGAAAGCTTGAATTAATAAGCAGGATAAGAATAAGTAAAGATATGCCATTTACTTTTGTGATTTTTGGTTCATTAATTCTTATCGTTGCCCTTATAATTATAAATTACTCCCTTGTTATGCCTTCGGTTTCAGTCAGCATTTTATCAGCCTTGCTGATGGGTCTGTTTGGTTTCTTCTTTGTCACAGTCTCTGCAAGAATTGTGGGTATGATTGGTTCTTCATCTAACCCCATCTCTGGGATGACAATAGCCACTCTTATGATGACAGCATTGATTTTCATAGCAGTCGGATGGGTTGGACATGGATACACCTCCATTGCAATGAATGTGGGAGCAATAGTGTGTATAGCTGCAGCCATAGGTGGAGCAACTTCCCAGAGCCTGAAAACCACATACATCGTAGGCGGAACTCCATACAAAAATGAATGGGGAATGATGATAGGCGCGATGACTTCTGTTTTGGCTATAGGCTGGACTCTCTATCTGGTAAACTGGGGATTCACCTCATTCAAAAAAACAGAATTTCCCGGTGTTACCATATCACAACAGGAACTTGTTATGTTAAAGCAGCATGAAGGCCCGGATAAAAATTTATACTATGTAAAAAGCTACATCGGTGATCATAAGATACCCGATGGAAAATATTTAATAGATAAAGAAGGAAATTTCCAGTATCAATGGATTGATGGTGTTGGCTCAGAAAAACTTGCTGCACCTCAAGCAAGACTCATGTCAATAGTGGTGAATGGTCTCCTTCAACAAAAACTTCCATGGGGACTGGTACTTTTAGGAGTTATAATTGCCATATCTGTATATCTATTAGGAATAAATCCTCTGCCTTTTGCAGTTGGAGCCTACCTTCCTCTATCGATATCAACTCCAATTTTCTGTGGAGGTTTGATAAATGCGATTATTTCTAAAATCGCAGGGAAAAAGGAAGGAGAAGAAGAAGCTGGAAGAGGAGTCATCTTTGCCTCAGGACTCATCGCTGGAGGAGCCTTAACTGGAATAATAATCGCTGCTATCACAGGGGCAGGATGGGATAAAACATTAGCTTTCGGGCCTGGCTTAATCGGAAAGATTTCTCAGAATAACTATTTTGCCCTTATGTTTTTCCTGATAATGACTTACATATTGTTTACTGTGGCAAGAAAGAAAGATTAA
- a CDS encoding transcriptional repressor: METKEELNVDRFKNFLLSQKMRLTSGRKAILLELFKKKKSKHLDADEIYTSLKKKKKRVSRATVYRTLNLLKKSGIVSSLLLGEDHSHFEPHSVKDIHIHFICNVCKKIIEFESGEAKKLIEKIASKESFEAETFEIQVSGICSDCKMKLLH; the protein is encoded by the coding sequence ATGGAAACAAAAGAAGAATTAAACGTAGACAGATTTAAAAATTTTCTTTTAAGCCAGAAGATGAGGCTGACCTCAGGAAGAAAGGCTATATTATTGGAATTGTTTAAAAAGAAAAAGAGTAAACATCTTGATGCCGATGAGATATACACCAGTCTCAAAAAAAAGAAAAAAAGAGTGTCCCGCGCAACTGTTTACAGAACATTAAATCTATTGAAAAAAAGTGGAATAGTTTCCTCCCTTCTTTTAGGAGAGGATCACAGTCATTTTGAACCCCATTCTGTCAAAGATATTCATATACATTTCATATGCAATGTTTGTAAAAAAATAATTGAGTTTGAAAGCGGAGAAGCGAAGAAATTAATCGAAAAAATAGCCTCTAAAGAATCTTTTGAGGCTGAAACTTTTGAAATTCAGGTATCAGGTATATGTAGTGATTGTAAAATGAAACTTCTCCATTGA
- a CDS encoding RNA polymerase sigma factor: MKMSDEIIMERIKNGDEEALGEVMKKYKDKIYNFIYKFIRDRERALELAQEVFVRVYFKADTYKGTSSISTWIYKIATNLSISELRRRKIVKWVSFDSISPSWEKEKYSENYESYNLLESLLKKIKSKYKIPLVLKEIEGFSIEEVANMLNIPEGTVKSRINRAKKTIKQELEAMEKKISPQLKQNLIF, translated from the coding sequence ATGAAAATGAGTGATGAAATAATTATGGAGAGAATAAAAAATGGAGATGAAGAGGCTCTTGGGGAAGTCATGAAAAAATATAAAGATAAAATTTATAATTTTATATATAAATTTATCCGTGATAGAGAGAGGGCATTAGAATTAGCTCAGGAGGTTTTTGTAAGAGTCTATTTCAAAGCAGATACTTACAAAGGAACCTCTTCCATATCCACATGGATTTATAAAATCGCAACAAATCTTTCAATTTCAGAATTGAGAAGAAGAAAGATTGTAAAGTGGGTCTCGTTTGATTCAATCTCCCCATCCTGGGAGAAAGAGAAATATTCAGAGAATTACGAGTCTTATAATCTTTTAGAAAGTTTGTTAAAAAAAATAAAATCTAAGTATAAAATTCCTTTAGTCCTGAAAGAAATAGAGGGTTTCTCCATTGAAGAAGTGGCAAATATGCTTAATATACCAGAAGGAACAGTTAAATCAAGGATAAACAGAGCGAAGAAAACTATTAAACAGGAGCTTGAGGCAATGGAGAAAAAAATTAGCCCTCAATTAAAACAAAATTTAATTTTTTAG